A genome region from Anastrepha ludens isolate Willacy chromosome 3, idAnaLude1.1, whole genome shotgun sequence includes the following:
- the LOC128857607 gene encoding 40S ribosomal protein S12-like, with product MADVYVDVPSAAPVIGDKMGINTALQEVLKKSLIADGLVHGIHQACKALDKRQAVLCILADSMDIDLYKKLVTALCHEHQIPLIRVDSHKKLDEWSGLCKIDKEGKPRKVSGCAVVVIKDFGEETLAAFAHIQNELRDYTFIYTDGSQSNNMIGFGVITENENLIVSNLAAYSTDYSTELIAIMSFC from the coding sequence ATGGCCGACGTTTATGTTGATGTGCCCTCCGCCGCTCCAGTAATTGGAGACAAAATGGGCATAAATACCGCTCTGCAAGAGGTGTTGAAGAAGTCTCTGATCGCTGATGGTTTGGTTCATGGCATCCACCAAGCATGCAAAGCTTTGGACAAGCGCCAAGCCGTTCTATGCATCCTCGCCGACTCAATGGATATCGACCTGTACAAAAAACTTGTAACAGCACTCTGCCACGAACATCAAATTCCACTTATCCGTGTGGATTCACACAAGAAATTGGATGAATGGTCTGGACTTTGCAAGATTGACAAAGAAGGCAAACCACGTAAAGTTAGCGGATGCGCTGTTGTGGTTATTAAGGATTTCGGAGAGGAGACTCTTGCCGCTtttgcacacatacaaaatGAACTCAGGGATTACACCTTCATATACACAGACGGCTCCCAAAGCAATAATATGATCGGATTTGGCGTAATTACCGAAAATGAAAACTTAATAGTATCCAACCTAGCTGCATACAGTACAGACTACTCTACTGAATTAATTGCTATCATGTCATTCTGTTAa